GAAAAAATCCTGTGTACCTTATTACTATGAGAAACCCTTTAATTAAATAAACAGTAAACTTGCAACTGTTAACAAATAGCAATTAATTAACAGTTGCAAGTTAAATGATCAAAAGCTGCGAATTAAATATAGCAATTTTGATCACGAGTGAGGTACACAGAATTTTTTTCGACTCCGCCCCTCCCCACGCCCGGATCTAGCACTCCCCATACTCTTACTCTTACTCCCTACTCCCTACTCCCTACTCCCTGTTCCCTAAAACCCAAGAAGAAAGTACCTCACCCAATTGAAAGCTGCGTTTGCACAATAGCTTAATCGCTACCAACAACTTCCTTGACCAACTCAGCCTGAGATTTCTCCAGACGCGGACCATGAGTTTGTACTACTTTTGAAGCAAAATAGTTTCCCCAACGTGCCGCTTGCTTAGTGGTCAAACCATTGGTGAGTCCAAACAACACACCACCGGCAAACGCATCACCAGCTCCTACGGTATCCACGGCCTTAGCTGGGAATCCAGGCACCTGGAAAATTGTTTTATTTTCCACCACTAAACAACCATTAGGACCATCAGTGATAAAAGCTGTATCCACTAACTCACTAATTTTACCAGCACAATCAGACAAGGATTCCAGTCCACAGAAATGGCGTGCTTCTGCCGCGTTACAGAAGATCACATCACAATAATCTGTCATCAGCTGACGGAAATCATCAGCAAAATTCTCTACTAGAAAGAAGTCGGAAAAGGTAAAAGCACTCTTTACTCCTTTAAGCTTGGACTGTTCCATCGCCTCAATACAAGCTTTGCGAGTGTCATCCCCCGTCCAGAGGTAGCCCTCAACGTAGCTATATTTGCATTGGCTGAGTCGTTCCACATCAATATCAGTAGGAGCCAAAGTAGTAGATACTCCCAGGTGAGTACACATAGTACGCTCAGCATCAGGCGTAGTTAGAACCACACAGGTACCAGTCGGACCATTAGATAGCTCAGCTGGATGCACATCAAAGTCAATCCCTGCCTCCAATAAGTCTTGTCGGTAAAATTCCCCATTGGTATCTCTAGAGACCTTACCGGAATAGAAGCCTTTACCACCACTTTGAGCGATCGCAATCATAGTATTAGCAGCCGAGCCTCCTGAGCTTAGTTCCACAGACACATGCTGATGCTCAAGATTGTGTAGAATCATAGCCTGCTTTTGGGCATCCATCAAAGTCATTGCCCCTCGATTCAGGTCATGTTCCCGGATAAAATCATCATCCACCAGTGCCAGAATATCTACTAAAGCATTTCCGACACCAAAGACATCAATAGGTCTTGACTGTTGAGAGTTTTCTGTCATTTTCTTCCAATCCAACTAATCATTCACAAAAAAGCCAGGGAAATTTTAACTCTGCCCTGGCTTAATCAGACAACTATAACCAACCTATCATTGCTGTCTAAAGTAATGATATTGTTTTCGGTTCAATACTTATCATGGAACATTATTCGTCAATTTAAAATTGAACATTGAAAATTCTCAGTGAAAATTCTCACTGGTCAATCGGCAATTAAAAAAATAGGATTTAAGGTAAGCTATCAGCCAACGGCTGATAGCTTAATGCTTACCTGTATTCTGTAACGCTTTATTTAGAAGTGATAGCAAGAACACTTAATTTAGGATCATCCATAACCTGGATCCCTTCTGGCAAGACTAACTCGTAAATGTAGAACATCTTACCCTGTTCCAAATTTGATATATCAATATCAATGGTTTCGGGAATTTTATCTGGGGGACATTGCACTTTCACTGTTGTAAGCCTTTGCTGCAAAACTCCACCTTGCTTAACTCCTACGGCTTCTCCCACTAGCTTAAGAGGTACAACAACCTCTACTTTATTTTGAGAAGCCACTGAGAAAAAACTGAGGTGGTAAAGGGAATTTTTCCAAGGATGAGATTGTATTTCCCGCAGGAGCACTGGACCATTCCAGGAAAGGTCAGGAATAGAGAGCTCTATCAGGGTATTATTAACCGAGGCTGTTTTAAGCAAGTCTTCTGCTGCTTTAGCCGTCATAGTTAAGGATACAGATTCTGCACCATTGTGACCGTAAAGTACGGTGGGAATCAAGCCAGAACGGCGTAAAGCTCTCGGCTTACTACCTTCTGGTCGCTTTTGACATTCTACAGTAACATTCATCGCTAGGAATTTAACTCTTCGAGATAATATAGCCCAATTAATGGCGATTACTGGTCAGCTACCGGTCGATTCCGCCACCGAGGGGGGTGCTGACCTCAATTGTGAGTCAGGGTGTTGAATCGAATCGGAAACTGGTGAGATTCAAACTCTCCGACTGACACCCTGACGCCCTGACACCCTGACCCCCTCAAACTCCCGAAGTTATCGGTGTACCGCTAGCATCCAATAGTGCTCGCTTTGGACCGTGGATTGGGTCTTCCACAATAATTGTCTGGTCACGGCTGGCTCCTAAGGAAACCACTGCAATGGGAACTTTCATCAGTTCTGCCAGGAATTTAAGATAATCCAAGGCTTCGGTGGGTAAATCCTCTAAAGACCGACATTCAGCAGTAGATTTTTGCCAACCGGATAGGGTTTTGTAAACGGGCTGGCATCGGGAAAATACGCTAGTACTGCTAGGAAATTCCCGACTGAGTTCACCGTCAACTTCATAGGCGACGCAGACCTTAATTTCTTCAAAGGTATCGAGTACATCCAGTTTGGTGATCGCTAGACAGTCAAGACCATTAATCCGAACAGCGTAGCGACCAATGACGGCATCAAACCAGCCACAACGGCGGCGGCGACCGGTGGTTGTCCCAAATTCTGATCCTAGCTCACAAAGTAACTCTCCTTCTCGAGTGTGAATCTCTGTGGGAAACGGTCCTTCTCCGACTCTGGTTGTGTAAGCTTTTGCCACACCAATCACCCGATCGATCATTGTCGGTCCTACACCAGCACCCACACAAGCTCCCCCAGCAACTGGATTGGAAGAGGTTACATAGGGGTACGTCCCATGATCTAAATCTAGCAGTGTCCCTTGAGCGCCTTCAAACAGAATATTGCGTTTTTGCTCAATCGCCTCATAAATCTTCAAGGAACTATCGACCACATAGGAGCCTAGCCGTTCAGCATACTCCTGGTATTGCTTGATCACAACTGCTGGGTCTAAGGGCGGTAAATTATAGAGCTTCTCTAAAATAGCGTTCTTGTAATTAATCGTCCAGGTTAACTTTTCTACCAATACTTCCGGATCGATCAGGTCAATGACCCGAATACCAGCACGCTCCGATTTATCCGCATAGGTCGGACCAATCCCACGACCCGTGGTACCAATTCTCTGCCTACCCCGGCGCTCTTCCGATGCTTGGTCAATCAATCGATGATAAGGCATCGTGACATGGGCTATGTCTGAAATCAGCAGATTTTTAGTGGAAATGCCCAGTGCTTCAAGTTGGTCAAGTTCGGCAATTAAAACTTCTGGGTCAATAACTGTACCGGAGCCAATAATACACTCTGTATCCGGATACAAAATTCCAGAAGGTATCAGGTGCAGTTTAAACGTTTGACCTTGAACAACAACCGTATGCCCAGCATTGACGCCCCCCTGGTAACGGACGACTACATCTGCTGAACGACTCAGCAGATCTGTTATTTTGCCTTTTCCTTCATCGCCCCACTGGGCACCAATTACAACAACGTTAGCCAAGGGTTTATTTTGAATGCTAAAGTTTATCCACCTGATAATTATGAACAGTGGTTGCGACTGCTGTCAACTTAACTGTTCCTGATCTAGGTAGAAACTGGAGGAACGATAGTAACATAAGTTAGTCTTGACGTAGAATCGCCACTCCAATGTCTTTTAGACTTTACCTATGTACTCTTATCAGTCATTTTTAACAAAAAACTACTTCTACAATGAAAATTTTGTTAGTGGAAGATGATATTCTCCTTGCTGAAAATTTATCCGAAGCCCTCACCAACCAGCGTTACGTGGTTGATATGGTTACCAATGGGGAAATTGCTTGCCAGCAATCCCAAATGCTTGATTATGACTTGATGGTGCTAGATCTGACTCTGCCCAAGCTTGATGGCTTTGGTGTTTGTCGAAAATTGCGAGCCCAAGGCAATCAAATGCCGATTCTAATGTTGACGGGTCGCGATACCACTAATGATAAAGTCAAGGGTCTAGATGCAGGGGCTGATGATTATCTAGTTAAGCCAGTTGACTTACCAGAATTATTTGCTCGGATTCGGGCTCTGCTGCGCCGAGGTCAATCTATCGCACCACCAGTGCTTCAGTGGGGGGATTTGCGTCTTGACCCGAGTACCTATGAAGTAAGCTATGATCACCAACTTATCCACTTTACCCGTAAGGAGTATAGTTTACTCGAATTTTTCCTGCGCAACGGTCGGCGGGTACTGACTCGTAGCGTGATTATCGAGCATGTCTGGTCTTTTGAAAACCCTCCCGAAGAGGAGACGGTCAACGCTTACATCAAAAGTTTGAGGCGCAAACTGAGATTAGCTGGTGCACCCAGAGATTTGATTGAAACCGTTCACAGTGTGGGCTATCGCCTTAAACAGTTAAGTGCTGAACCAGAGGAGTAACACTGATAATTTTTTCCTCGGGCTTGAGTTGGGCAATGCGATCGCCTGTGCCATCTTTTCCCCAAATCGGCACCGATTCCATAGCTAAACGCTTACCGCCAACGGAAGTCACTACCATGACCTCATTAGCGATGGAATCCCTGACCATGCTGACCAAAACATCTTTAGCGGTCTTAAACTGTAGTGCTTGAGTTCCCAGGTCTCCCCGATTAGCCAACCTGATCGCCTGCACGGGGAGGCGCTTTCCATAGCCCTGCTCAGACACCAGTAAGAGGTTTTCTTCTTCCCCTAGAACAACGCAGCCAACCAGCTTTTCTTGACCCTTGAGGCGCAAGGCTTGATTTCCTTGAGCACTGCGTCCCATAATCGGTAACTGTTTGTCATTAATCTCAAAGCGCAACAGCCTTCCATTACTGGTTGCTACCACCACTTGTGCAGCTGTAGTAGATAGGTTGGCATACTGTAGCTGATCGTCATTTCTGAACTTGGTAAGCAACATACCACGGTTCGTTAGTTTTGTCAACTCAGACACTAAGACACGCTTCATTTTACCTTGGTGAGTCAGCAAAACTAGGGTGAAGTTTTCTAGGTCATCTGGCAGCCTAAAGTGAGCCACAACTGTTTCTGATTGAACCGAATTTGGCAGCAACTTTACCAAGGGAATACCCTGCTTGCGTCCAGCTGCTGGTGGAATATCTCTAATTTTGACTGGGTAGGCTTTGCCAGAACCAGTGATTACCATTAATTCTTGTGTAGTGAGCAACAGCTTAGCCTCAACTACAAAGTCCTCCCCTTGTTTAATTGACTGGGGTAATTTTGGCTGTGTTGTGGCACTCTGCCGCTGTACATACCCTTGGTAGCTAAATTCTAGAAGTGTTTGTTCTGGCTCAGTTGGAGCATTAGGTAGGAGATCAGCAGTTTTTTGGGGTTGAGCAGATTTCCTACTCCTGTGTTGAGGGTCTGTTGGTTGTTCTAACTGTTCTTCAGTTAAAGCAATAGAGTTGATTCTGGTACGGCGAGGATCACCGTACTTCCGTTTAAGCGATCGCAAATCTTTCTTGAGGGCTTTGAGCAATTCCCGCCGATCATTGAGTAATTGGTGCAGCTGTTCCAGGCGCTCCGAAAGTTGATCACGCTCGGTCTGTAACTTTTCTCGTTCTAAGCCAGTTAGCCGTCGCATGGGCATGGCCAGAATTGCTTCAGCCTGGATTTCACTTAAGTTTAACTGGTTTTGCAGGGAAAGCTTAGCGGTGGTACCATCAGGAGCATTTCTGAGAATGTCAATCATGGCATCCAGCTGATTGAGGCTAGCCAGTAACCCGTCTACCAGGTGAAGACGTCTTTCTTTCTGGGACTGCTCATAGGTATATTGGCGGGTTAGAGTCTGTTCTCGGAAGCTAATAAATGATTCTAACAACTCCCGCAGGGTAAGTTGTCGGGGTTGTCCGTCTACCAAGGTCAGCAGGATAGCACCAAAGTTTGTTTGCAGGGGAGTTTGCTTATACAACTGCTGGAGCACCGCTGATCGCTGAGCATCTCGTTTGAGTTCCACCACCACCCGCATCCCTTCGCGATCGCTTTCATCTCGGATATCGCTAATCCCTTCTATACGCCCTTGATTGACCAAAGCTGCTACTTTTTCAATCCAAGCTGCCTTATGGACCTGATAGGGCAACTCACTCACTACAATTGCCCTACGTTGCCCCCGTTTCCCTCGACCGACTTGAATGGTTTCAAGCTTGGTGATGCCTCGAATCGGTATACTGCCACGACCGGTAGTATAGGCATCCCGAATCCCCTCAGCTGAAACAATTTCCCCCCCAGTGGGAAAATCGGGTCCGGGAATTAATTCCCAAAGTTTTTCATCTGCTAAATTGGGACGGTCAATCAGAGCAATCAAGCCATCTACTATCTCTGCCAAATTGTGAGGAGGAATATTGGTTGCCATGCCCACAGCAATGCCAGAGCAACCATTGAGCAACAAGACCGGTAATTGTGCCGGGAGTACCACTGGCTCTTGCTGGGAGCTATCAAAGTTGTCGATAAAATCAACTGTTGCTTCCCCAATTTCTGACAATAGGGCTTGAGCGCCCACCGGAGAGAGTCGGGTTTCAGTGTAACGCATGGCTGCTGGTGGATCATTATCCACCGAACCAAAATTGCCATGACCGTCAAGGAGGGGATAGCGGGTCGAAAAGTCTTGGACTAACCGCACCATGGCTTCATACACCGCTTGGTCACCGTGGGGGTGATATTTACCCAACACATCCCCAACCACACGAGCACATTTGCGGTATGGTCGATCTGGGGTTAACCCTAATTCGTGCATCGCATATAGAATACGTCGATGTACGGGCTTAAGCCCATCACGGACATCAGGTAAAGCACGCCCCACAATCACACTCATGGCATATTCAAGATATGACCGTTGCATCTCCAAATGTAGGGCTGTGGGAATGACATTACTGTTTCCCATTAGGTTCAGCTGTTTTGCCATCAAAAATCCTCCAAGGCAGAATTGACCAAAGGGTGATCGGGGTTTAGGGTATAGGGAAATTGCACGCTTGTTAAGGCTACGGTACTCGAAAAGATAGGGAAGATCAGGAGAAGATAATTTCTTCTTCACCTAATCGAGTCCCCTTGATCTTTCCATCTGCTCTAGCATCCAGCTTAACGAGGGTGACTATTGCATATAGGTGATGCATATAGAAAAACAGAGACACTAGCTCACCCTAAGTAAGTATTCAGCTATCAGTTATCAGCTATCAGCTATCAGTTATCAGCTATCAGTTATCAGTTATCAGTTATCAGCTATCAGTTATCAGCTATCAGCTATCAGCTATCAGCTATCAGCTATTAGCTATCAGTTATCAGCTATCAGCTATCAGCTATCAGCTATCAGCTATCAGTTATCAGCTATCAGCTATCAGCTATCAGCTATTAGCTATCAGCTATCAGCTTTTGAATAAAACAAGTAAGCATTGCTTTAATCTCTGTTACCTCAGCTGACGGCTGACGGCTGACGGCTGACCGCTGACGGCTGACGGCTGACGGCTGACGGCTGACGGCTGACGGCTGACGGCTGACGGCTGACCGCTGTTCGCGCAGCGTGCGCGTAGCGCATATGCTTACACCATAAAATGTGAGCATCTGGTTCCAAAGCCGATTTCCCGCCTTAAGATAGTGTTGGTTAAGCCAAGCTAAAGTATGGGCACGACTCAAAGAAATAGGCTCAAGGTTAACCAGCCAGAAGCTTCGCTTCTAACAAGCCGTTGTGCCCACTGTCCCCAAGACACTATAATGTAGGTTTGGATGCAGTTAGGGAAGGCTTTTTCCAGGAGCGTCAGCTTGCCTGGTATTAAGCAGCCTATCACCTGTATCAGTCCAATGAACATTACTAGTTGGCTAAGCATGTGGGGAAACTAGACTTGATAAAATAACATCTTGCATTTGAAATAGCAACATGACCGATTCCCTGTCAAACTTATGATCAAATGACACTTTTGCCAAAAATGACTCTCTTGATGCAACGCCCATGAAAACCGTTCTGATTGTCGAAGATGATCCGATTAATGCTCGTGTTTTTTCCAAGATTCTCAGTAAGCGGGGCGGTTTGAATGTAAAGCATACTGAAGATGTAGAAGAAGTAATGCAGATAGCCCAAGCTGGGGAGGCAGACATTATTTTGATGGATGTTTCCTTAGCTCATAGTGTTTATCAGGGTAAATCAGTAGACGGCATTAAGATTACCCAAATGCTTAAGGCTGATGCTGAAACGTCCCAACTGCCGATTATTCTGGTCACTGCTCATGCGATGGAAGGGGATCGAGAAAACTTCCTTAAGCAAAGTGGTGCCGATGACTACATCTCCAAACCCGTTGTTGACCATCAACAGTTTGTTAATCAGATCATGGCTCTATTGCCCCAGGACAATTAAATTCCTTTCTTGAAAATTGCCAATCTTAAACCACCGCCCTTGAGATGATTGCCCATCTTTGGCTGCGATCCCTCCCCTATTGGCAATTGATGGAGATCAAGCACTGTTTTTAGGAGTCACCCATGACAGGTGGAGTTGGGCTGCTTAGGGTAGACCTTGACTCTGGATAATGGTGGCTTGGATTCTGGGATTTTCCAGAAACTTTTCGGTTTCAGAAAGCAGGCGCTTACCCCACAGGTTTTCCTTAAGAAACTCTAAGTTAGCATAGCGGCTATCTAGGCGGATTGCCGCTTCTCCCATTAGTAGCCCCTTTTCGATATCCCCTTGGGCATACAGAGCCACAGCGATCGCAAGTTGAGGTTCTGCGGCCTCTTTATCAATCTCTATTGCTGCTTCCCATTGTTGAATAGCACTCTCCACATCTCCTTGTTCATAATTGACCAACCCAATGTTGTTAATGGCTGGCCAAAAGCTTTTGTCTTGGTC
The Moorena sp. SIOASIH genome window above contains:
- a CDS encoding adenosine kinase, with translation MTENSQQSRPIDVFGVGNALVDILALVDDDFIREHDLNRGAMTLMDAQKQAMILHNLEHQHVSVELSSGGSAANTMIAIAQSGGKGFYSGKVSRDTNGEFYRQDLLEAGIDFDVHPAELSNGPTGTCVVLTTPDAERTMCTHLGVSTTLAPTDIDVERLSQCKYSYVEGYLWTGDDTRKACIEAMEQSKLKGVKSAFTFSDFFLVENFADDFRQLMTDYCDVIFCNAAEARHFCGLESLSDCAGKISELVDTAFITDGPNGCLVVENKTIFQVPGFPAKAVDTVGAGDAFAGGVLFGLTNGLTTKQAARWGNYFASKVVQTHGPRLEKSQAELVKEVVGSD
- a CDS encoding 50S ribosomal protein L25/general stress protein Ctc, encoding MNVTVECQKRPEGSKPRALRRSGLIPTVLYGHNGAESVSLTMTAKAAEDLLKTASVNNTLIELSIPDLSWNGPVLLREIQSHPWKNSLYHLSFFSVASQNKVEVVVPLKLVGEAVGVKQGGVLQQRLTTVKVQCPPDKIPETIDIDISNLEQGKMFYIYELVLPEGIQVMDDPKLSVLAITSK
- a CDS encoding adenylosuccinate synthase produces the protein MANVVVIGAQWGDEGKGKITDLLSRSADVVVRYQGGVNAGHTVVVQGQTFKLHLIPSGILYPDTECIIGSGTVIDPEVLIAELDQLEALGISTKNLLISDIAHVTMPYHRLIDQASEERRGRQRIGTTGRGIGPTYADKSERAGIRVIDLIDPEVLVEKLTWTINYKNAILEKLYNLPPLDPAVVIKQYQEYAERLGSYVVDSSLKIYEAIEQKRNILFEGAQGTLLDLDHGTYPYVTSSNPVAGGACVGAGVGPTMIDRVIGVAKAYTTRVGEGPFPTEIHTREGELLCELGSEFGTTTGRRRRCGWFDAVIGRYAVRINGLDCLAITKLDVLDTFEEIKVCVAYEVDGELSREFPSSTSVFSRCQPVYKTLSGWQKSTAECRSLEDLPTEALDYLKFLAELMKVPIAVVSLGASRDQTIIVEDPIHGPKRALLDASGTPITSGV
- a CDS encoding response regulator transcription factor is translated as MKILLVEDDILLAENLSEALTNQRYVVDMVTNGEIACQQSQMLDYDLMVLDLTLPKLDGFGVCRKLRAQGNQMPILMLTGRDTTNDKVKGLDAGADDYLVKPVDLPELFARIRALLRRGQSIAPPVLQWGDLRLDPSTYEVSYDHQLIHFTRKEYSLLEFFLRNGRRVLTRSVIIEHVWSFENPPEEETVNAYIKSLRRKLRLAGAPRDLIETVHSVGYRLKQLSAEPEE
- a CDS encoding DNA topoisomerase (ATP-hydrolyzing); the encoded protein is MAKQLNLMGNSNVIPTALHLEMQRSYLEYAMSVIVGRALPDVRDGLKPVHRRILYAMHELGLTPDRPYRKCARVVGDVLGKYHPHGDQAVYEAMVRLVQDFSTRYPLLDGHGNFGSVDNDPPAAMRYTETRLSPVGAQALLSEIGEATVDFIDNFDSSQQEPVVLPAQLPVLLLNGCSGIAVGMATNIPPHNLAEIVDGLIALIDRPNLADEKLWELIPGPDFPTGGEIVSAEGIRDAYTTGRGSIPIRGITKLETIQVGRGKRGQRRAIVVSELPYQVHKAAWIEKVAALVNQGRIEGISDIRDESDREGMRVVVELKRDAQRSAVLQQLYKQTPLQTNFGAILLTLVDGQPRQLTLRELLESFISFREQTLTRQYTYEQSQKERRLHLVDGLLASLNQLDAMIDILRNAPDGTTAKLSLQNQLNLSEIQAEAILAMPMRRLTGLEREKLQTERDQLSERLEQLHQLLNDRRELLKALKKDLRSLKRKYGDPRRTRINSIALTEEQLEQPTDPQHRSRKSAQPQKTADLLPNAPTEPEQTLLEFSYQGYVQRQSATTQPKLPQSIKQGEDFVVEAKLLLTTQELMVITGSGKAYPVKIRDIPPAAGRKQGIPLVKLLPNSVQSETVVAHFRLPDDLENFTLVLLTHQGKMKRVLVSELTKLTNRGMLLTKFRNDDQLQYANLSTTAAQVVVATSNGRLLRFEINDKQLPIMGRSAQGNQALRLKGQEKLVGCVVLGEEENLLLVSEQGYGKRLPVQAIRLANRGDLGTQALQFKTAKDVLVSMVRDSIANEVMVVTSVGGKRLAMESVPIWGKDGTGDRIAQLKPEEKIISVTPLVQHLTV
- a CDS encoding response regulator, which encodes MKTVLIVEDDPINARVFSKILSKRGGLNVKHTEDVEEVMQIAQAGEADIILMDVSLAHSVYQGKSVDGIKITQMLKADAETSQLPIILVTAHAMEGDRENFLKQSGADDYISKPVVDHQQFVNQIMALLPQDN